The Streptomyces sp. NBC_00659 genomic interval TCGACGCGGACCTGCGCGTCTCCGCGTCGTTCCGCATGGGCGGGAGCGAGTGCTTCCTGATCTCGGCACGGGACCGCAGACGGCCGTGGACGGTGGGCCCGGCCTTCCTCGACGGCTTCCTGACCCGGTCCCCGGTCGGCATGGCGGTGCTCGATCTGCAACTGCGCTACGTCTGGATGAACGACACCCTGGAACACCTGGGCGGTGTGCCCCGCGAGCAGCGGCTCGGACGCCGGCTGACCGAACTGCTGCCGGGGCTCCAGGCGGAGACCATCGAGGGGCTGATGCGCAAGGTCCTGGCGACCGGCGAGCCGATGATCGACTACGAGTACCTGGGATGGAGCTGGGCCGACCCGCACCGCCGGCACGCCTATTCCTCCTCCTTCTTTCCGCTGGTCGGTGTCGACAAGTCCTACACCGGCGTGTGCTACACGGTCCTGGACGTCACCGACCGATGGAACGCCCGGCAGATCCTGTCGCTCGTCAACGAAGCCGGGACCACCATCGGCGGGACCCTCGACGTCATGCGGACGGCCCAGGAGATCGCCGACTTCGCCGTTCCGCGGTTCGCGGACTTCGTCGTCGTCGACCTCCTGGAATCCGTCCTCAGCACCGAGGGCCACGGAGCCTGGCTGTCGGACGCGGGACCCGCACCCGCCAAGCCGATGATGCGGCGCGCGGGCATGAGCTCGGTGCGGGAGGGGTGCCCGGAGGCCGTGGCCCGGATCGGCGACCGGGCGGACTTCCTGCCGCCGCCCCACGACGTGCACCTGCTCACCAACGGCGAGCCCGTCCTCATCCAGGTCCTCGACCCGGACGACGACCTGTGGATCGCCGAGGAGCCCGAGAGAGCGGCCAGCATCCGCCGGTACGGGCTGCACTCCCTCATCTCCGTGCCGATGCGGGCGCGCAACACCGCCCTCGGACTCACCACGTTCCTGCGCTCGCTCAATCCGGTCTCGTTCCAGCCCGACGACGTCCTGCTGGCCCGCGAGGTGGTGGCGCGCGCGGCCCTGTGCGTCGACAACGCCCGCCGCTACACCCGCGAACACACGGCGGCGGTCACCCTTCAGCGCAGTCTGCTGCCCCACGCCCTGTCAGGGGGGACAGCCCTCGAGGTGGCCTCCTCCTATCTGCCGGCGGACCCGAGCGGCGGCGTCGGCGGCGACTGGTTCGACGTCATCCCGCTGTCCGGGGCCCGGGTCGGCCTGGTCGTCGGCGACGTGGTCGGCCACGGCATCACCGCGGCGGCCACCATGGGCCGGCTGCGCACCGCGGTGCAGACCCTCGCCGACATGGAACTGCCCCCCGACGAACTGCTGGCACACCTCGACGACCTCGTGCTCCGGCTCAGCGAGGAGCGCGGCCAGGAACAGCGGGCCGGCCTGACCACCACCGAACAGGACGCGGACCGGAGCACCACCGCGTCCTTCCTCGGAGCGACCTGTCTCTACGCCGTCTACGATCCCGTCACCAGGCGCTGCACGATGGCCCGGGCCGGACATCCGCCCCCCGTGTTCGTCGCCCCCGACGGGCGCGTCTCCTACCCCGAGCTGCCCGCCGGCCCACCGCTCGGCCTCGGCGGGATGGCCTTCGAGAGCCGGGAGATCGAGCTCGAGGAGAACAGCCTGATCGGCCTCTTCACCGACGGCCTCGTGGCGGGAGCGCACTACGACATGGAACGCGGCATGGCGCAGCTGGGAGAGCTGCTCGCCCGGCCCGGTCCCGACCTCGAAGCGCTGTGCGCGGACGCGGTACGGCACCTCGTGCCCGTACCGCAGCCCGATGACATCGCCCTGCTCCTGGCCCGCACCCACTCCCTGGGGGACGACCATGTCGTCTCGTGGGAGGTGCCGGTGGACCCGGCCGCCGTCTCCGAGATGCGGGCCCGCGCCACCCACGTCATCGAGTCATGGGGCCTCGGGGAACTGACCATGACCACCGAGCTCATCGTGAGCGAACTCGTCACCAACGCGATCCGCTACGCCGTACCGCCCATCCGGCTACGGATGCTCTGCGACACCCGGCTGACCTGCGAGGTCTCCGACGCCAGCAGCACCGCCCCACGGCTCAGACACGCCCGGAGCACGGACGAGGGCGGCCGCGGCCTGTTCCTGGTGGCCCAGCTCTCCCATCGCTGGGGCGCCCGTTACACGGCGGACGGAAAGATCATCTGGGCCGAACAGGAGATCCCCTGAGGGTTCCCGCCGCATGATCCGGACGACAGTCCCTAGGGTTGGAGATCAGCGTCCTCGTCGCCCGGATCGACGCCGTGGTCGCGGCACCAGGAACGGTAGGCGGCGACCGCCGTGGGCAGGGTGGGGAAGATCCGCTCCTCGCCGACGGACGCGCTCAGCCCGTAGGCGTCCAGGTCGTCCCGCAGATCCTGCTTCACCCGGGCCATCGCGAACTCGACGCCCCGCTCCCCGAGTTCCCGGCGCAGCTCGTCCAGTGCGTCCAGGGCGGTGATGTCCACCTCCACATTGGCCTCCGTGTTGAGGACGAACCACCTGACCGGGACCTCCTGTTCGGCCACCGCGGCGAGGGCGCTGCGCCGGAAGTCCTCCGCGTTGGCGAAGAACAGCGGGGAGTCGTAGCGGTAGACCAGCAGACCCGGGATCACCCGGGCGTCCGGGAAGTCGTCGACGTCGTGCATGCCCGCGAGGCCCGGTACCAGCCCCTGGACCGCGTCGTGCGGGCGCGCCACCCTGCTCAGCAGCTCGGCCACCGACAGACCCACGGCCACCAGCACCCCGTAGAGGATGTCGAGAGCGAGGACGCCGACGAGACAGCCGAGGGCCAGCAGGAGTTCCCGGATCCGGAAGCCCGCCAGCCGCCGGAAGCCCGCCAGGTCGATCATCCGGATCGCGGCGTAGACGACCAGCGCGCCGAGGACGGCCGTGGGCGTGTCGGTGAGCAGGGGACTCAGGAACAACAGCACGGCCAGCACGAGGAGCCCGGCCGTGAGCCCATACACCTGGGTGCGCCCGCCCGCCGACTGCGCGAGGGCCGTACGGCTGGCGCTGCTGCTCACCGGGAACCCCTGAAGGGTGCCCGCGCCGAGGTTCGCGGCGCCCAGGGCCAGCAGTTCCTGGTTCGCGTTCATCTCCGTACCGCCGTCGTCGGTCGTGAAGGCGCGCGCGGTGAGGATGAAGTCGGTGTACCCGACGAGCAGGACACCGACCGCGGGCAGCAGCAGCTGGGGCAGGGTGTCGAGCGGGGGGAGGTCCGGGCGGGGGAGCCCGGCCGGGATCTCCCCGATCACCGCGAGGCCGTGGTCCTCGAGGTTGAAGGCCGCGACCACGGCCGTACCGGCGACCAGGACCAGCAGCGGTCCGGGGACGCGCCAGCGGAAACGCGTGGCCAGGTAGAGGACGACCAGCGTCGCCGCGCTGAAGACCAACGTGGCGGGATGGACCTCGTCCAGGTTCCCGAAGAAGGAGGCCAGTTTCGGGAAGAACCCCGAACCGTCCGTCGGCACACCGGTGAGCTTCGTGAGCTGATCCACCATCATGATCAGTGCCACGCCCGCCAGATACCCGATCAGCACGGGCCGGGAGAGCAGATCGGCCACGAAGCCCAGCCGCGCCGCCCAGGCCACCACGCACATCAGCCCCACGGCGATGGCGAGCGCCGAGGCCAGTACCGCGTACCGCTCCGGATCGCCGCCGGCGAGCGGCCCGACGACGGTCGCGGTCATCAGCGCCGTCGTCGACTCGGGCCCCACCGACAGAAGCCGGGACGAACCCACGAGGGCGTACAGCACGAGGGCGGGCAGGATCGCCCACAGACCCACGACGGGCGGCAGCCCGGCGACACTGGCGTACGCCATCACCTGCGGCACCAGATAGGCCGCGACCGTCACCCCGGCCAGCAGGTCTCCGCGCAGCCAGCTCCGCCGGTAGTGCCTGAGCACCGGGAGACCGGGCAGCACCGGAACAGGGGGACGCCACCCTCCGCTCGCGGTGCCGTGGTGCTTCGACACGGGCCAGCCCTTCGGATCGCGCCGGCGGTTTCATGGACAAGGAGCCCGCGTGGTCAGTCGGTGCGCCGCGCCCTGCGGGCCAGGAGCTTACCCACCTCCCACACGACCAGGAACGCGACGGCGGACAGCAGGGCCCAGCCGAACTGCCGCAGGTCGATCTCCGTGGTGCCGAGGATGCGGCGGAACCCGTCCATCTGCGTCACCAGGACCGCGAGGACGAACTGCGCCAGTGCCGTCCAGTTCATCTGCTTGCTGTCGAAGGTGCTCGGCGTCAGCACCGAGTCCGTCTCGCTGCGGCATTCGAACGCGGCCACGATCAGGCACAGCGCGAACGCGGTGAACGCGATCGAACTGCCGGTCTGGACGCTGTCGTAACGGGTTTCGCCCAGCTTGATCAGCCCGAGCAGGATCAGGGTGATCGCCAGACCGCTGAGACCGACCGTCACCATCACCGGCCGGGTCAGCACCGACTCGCCCCGGGGCCGCGGCCTGCGCCGCATGAGCCCCGCGCTCTCCTTGTCGAAGCCCAGCGCGAAGCCGAACGAGGCGTTGACCACGAAGTGGATCCACAGCACCTGCGGCGGGGTGAAGGGTTCACCGGCCGCGATGTTGAAGATCGTCGCCCCGAGGAAGGTCAGGACGAACGTGACCAGCAACAGCAGCACGAAACGGATGTACTTGGTGAGGTTGTCGTAGAGCTTGCGGCCCTGTTCCACCGCGTAGACGATCGTCGTGAAGTTGTCGTCGGAAAGGATCATCCGCGCCGCGTTCTTCGCCACGTCCGTACCGCTGCCCATGGCGATGCCGATGTCGGCGGACTTGATCGCGGGGGCGTCGTTGACCCCGTCGCCGGTCATCGCGACGACGGCACCCTTCTTCTTGAGCGTGTCCGCGAGCATCACCTTGTGCTCGGGGGCGACCCGTCCCACCACACCGATGTCGTCGATCCGGGCCAGTCGCTCGCTCTCCGGCAGCGCCGCGAAGTCGGCTCCGAGGACGGCCTCGCCGGGAATGCCGAGCTGCCGGGCGATGGCGGCGCCCGTGGTGACGTCGTCCCCGGTCACCATGCGGACCCGGATGTGAGCCGCCTGGGCACTGGCCACGGCGGCCTTGGACTCCTCACGCGGCGGGTCGACCATCCCGACCAGACTCGTCATCCGCAGCCCGGTGACGTAACCGAGCAGGTCTCCGTCCGGATCGAAGTCGGCCGGGTCCAGGTCCCGGGTGGCCGCCGCCATCACCCGGCGTCCCTCCCCGCCCATGCGCTCGCCCTGCTCGTCGGCGCGCCGGCCGAGTTCCGCGTCCCACGGGACGGTCGCGCCGCCCGACAGCGCGGTCGTCGCGCGGGCCTGCACCGCGGGAGCCGCGCCCTTGACGAAGCAGCGCACCACGGGACGCCCGGACGGGTCCACCGTGGAGTTGAAGGTGGCCATGAGCTTGTAGCCGGGGTCGAAGGGCAGCGTGGCGAGCCGGGGGAGCCGCTCGCGGGTGCCCTCGATGTCCAGCCCGGCCTTGTGGGCCAGCACCAGGAACGCGCCCTCGGTGGGATCGCCCACGACCTCGCCGTCCACCAGCTTGCCGTCGTTCGCCACGAGGTACGGGAGGATCGCCTCCTCGATGCCCGCGGAGGAGCCCGCGGCATGGTGGATCCTGCCTTCGAGGCCGTAACCCGTGCCCGAGACGGTGTAGCGGTCGGTGGGCGTCACCACCTCCACCGCCGTCATCTGGTTCATGGTCAGAGTGCCGGTCTTGTCCGAGTTGATCGCCGACGTGAACGCCAGGGTCTCGACGGACGGCAGCTCCTTCACGATCGCGTTGCGCTTCGCCAGATTGAGGCTGCCGACGGACAGGATCGCCTGGGTCACCGTGGGCAGGGCCTCGGGAATGGCGGCGATGGCCAGCGAGACCGCGCTGACGAACAGGGCGTCCCACGCCTGGTCGCGGCTGCGCCCCAGCGCGAACATCACGATCATGGTCAGGCCCGCCGCGGCCGTGATCCACAGCGTCAGCGTGTCGAGTTCCTTGGTGAGCGGTGCCTCCTCCTTCTCGGTCGCCGACAGCATCTCCGAGATCTTGCCCAGCTCGGTGCCCTCACCCGTCCCGGTGACGATCACCAGACCGCTGCCGTGAGTGACCGGCGTGTGCATGAACGCCATGTTCGACTGGTCCCCCGGCCCCAGCATCACCTTCGGCAGGGTCGTGGCGACCTTCGACGCGGGGACGCTCTCGCCGGTGAGGGCCGACTCGTCGATCTGGAGCGCGTGTGCCTCGATGATCCGCCCGTCCGCCGGAACCTGGTCCCCGGCGGAGATGTGCAGGACGTCGCCCACGACCACCTGCTCCGCCGGGATCTCCGACTCGGTCCCGTCACGTCTCACCCGGGCCGTCGCCGTGAGCATGGACTGGAGCGCGTTCATCGCGCTCTCGGCCTTCCCCTCCTGCCGCAGTCCCACGACCGCGTTCAGCAGGGTCAGCAGGACGAGCAGGATGGCGGTGCTCCACTCGGCGATCGCCAGCGAGACGACCGCCGCCACCACGAGGACGATCTGCATGTAGCTGCGGTACTGCTCGGCGAACCGCCGCCACGCCGGCTTCGCCTTCTCCTCCGGCAGCGCGTTCGGCCCGTTCTCGGCCAGCAGTTCGGTGACCCGGGCGGCGGTGAGTCCGGACGTGGGGTCGACGCCGAAAGCCGACGCCACGTCCTGTGGGTCACGCGCGTACCAGAGCTCCGGAGCGACGCGCTCCGGAGCCTTCGGGCCGCTCGACTGCATCGCCATCTCAGCACTCCGATCTGGATCCGGTCCGCCGTCCCTGCCCCTGGCCCGGCCTGTCCCTGCCCTGCCCTTGTCCCTGTCCCGGGAAGTCGGGGACCTACTTCCGCTGGTGCTTCCCGGTCCGCGAGTCCGCGCCGGGTGCGTGCCGCCCCTTCGCGCCACGGCCGCCACGTCGCTGTCCCCCGCCCGCACCGGGAACCGGATGACGGGCCGCGTACGGATCGGCCGGCGCACCCTTCGGAGCGTCGGCCTCCAGTTCCCGCCTCGCGGCCCGGAGATCCTTGCGGGCCTCCTTGCCGACCACCGGGTAAGCGGGGTCGATGTCCATGAGCGTGTGAACCAGTACCGCCGCCGTGCAGATGCGCGCGAACCACTTCCGGTCCGCCGGGACGACGTACCAGGGCGCCCACGGCGTACTGGTTCGCGAGAGCATCTCGGAGAACGCCTGCTGGTACTCGTCCCACCGCCGGCGCTCCCGGACATCGGCGGCGGAGAACTTCCAGTTCCGCTCCGGCAGGTCGAGCCGCTTCATGAAACGGGTGCGCTGTTCCTCCTTGGACAGGTTCAGGAAGATCTTCACGACCTTGAACCCGTTGTCGGTGAGGTAGCGCTCCCAGTCGTTGACGGCCCGGTAGCGGCGGTCCCAGATGTCCGCTCCGCGCGCGTCCGCCGGCAGCCGCTGCCGGTCGAGGACCTCCGGATGGACCCGGACGACGAGGACCTCCTCGTAGTGCGAACGGTTGAAGATCGCGATGTCGCCGCGGGCGGGCAGCCTGGCCGCGTACCGCCACAGGTAGTCGTGGTCGAGCTCCTCGGCGGAGGGCTGTTTGAAGCTGCTCACCTTGACGCCCTGCGGGTTCACCCCGCTCATGACGTGCCGGATCGTGCCGTCCTTGCCCCCGGCGTCGAGTGCCTGCAGACACAACAGGACGCCGTACGTGTCCTGGGCCGCCAGCCGTTCCTGGTACTCGGCGAGCAGCGACACGCCCGTGCGCAGCAGCTCCACCCCCTGCTTCTTCTTCAGGCCGCCCTTGTACCGGGGGTCGAAGTCCTCGCCCAGGTCCACCCGTGACCCCGGCTCGACCCGCAGCGGCTCGATGAGCCTCGCGACGCGTTCGGCCCTGGCATCCGTCATGACGACCCGCCTCTTCTTCTGTCACGGTGAGCACCGCGCGGTCATGGGCCCTCACCGGCACCGCCCAGGTCGGACGCGGAGGCGGGCGCGGGCCGCAGCCTGGCGGGGATCAGCCGGCCCAGCAGGGGAGAGCGCCGCGGGCTCTCGGCGGACCGCTTCACCGGCCCCGCCGCCCCCGGCCCCCCGGCATCCGCGTCGCCGACGGCAGCCGGATCGGGGGCGGCCTCTTGTGCGCCGAGGCCGGCGAGCAGCGCGCGGACCCGGCGCTCGACCAGAATGGGGACGTACGTTCTGACCTTCGCCTGCCGGAAGGACCCGCGAGCCGTCGCGACCCCCTGGTCCACGACGGACGGGTCCACCGAGGGGTACGCGGCTTTCAGGCTCGCGGTCAGACGGCGGAGGGCGACCGCCTCGGCCAGGCGGGCGTCCTCGGGAGCCGTCGGGGCCGCTGTCGTGACAGGGT includes:
- a CDS encoding SpoIIE family protein phosphatase, with the translated sequence MVSSQEGSDAPVSQGPGDPLDASSDAAAVVSGEGLVTAWTRGAEALLGHPAAEMVGSSAARLLALPRDPSRVAAVAERCRGGMGWSGHIPLRHRDGRRIDADLRVSASFRMGGSECFLISARDRRRPWTVGPAFLDGFLTRSPVGMAVLDLQLRYVWMNDTLEHLGGVPREQRLGRRLTELLPGLQAETIEGLMRKVLATGEPMIDYEYLGWSWADPHRRHAYSSSFFPLVGVDKSYTGVCYTVLDVTDRWNARQILSLVNEAGTTIGGTLDVMRTAQEIADFAVPRFADFVVVDLLESVLSTEGHGAWLSDAGPAPAKPMMRRAGMSSVREGCPEAVARIGDRADFLPPPHDVHLLTNGEPVLIQVLDPDDDLWIAEEPERAASIRRYGLHSLISVPMRARNTALGLTTFLRSLNPVSFQPDDVLLAREVVARAALCVDNARRYTREHTAAVTLQRSLLPHALSGGTALEVASSYLPADPSGGVGGDWFDVIPLSGARVGLVVGDVVGHGITAAATMGRLRTAVQTLADMELPPDELLAHLDDLVLRLSEERGQEQRAGLTTTEQDADRSTTASFLGATCLYAVYDPVTRRCTMARAGHPPPVFVAPDGRVSYPELPAGPPLGLGGMAFESREIELEENSLIGLFTDGLVAGAHYDMERGMAQLGELLARPGPDLEALCADAVRHLVPVPQPDDIALLLARTHSLGDDHVVSWEVPVDPAAVSEMRARATHVIESWGLGELTMTTELIVSELVTNAIRYAVPPIRLRMLCDTRLTCEVSDASSTAPRLRHARSTDEGGRGLFLVAQLSHRWGARYTADGKIIWAEQEIP
- a CDS encoding SulP family inorganic anion transporter; translation: MSKHHGTASGGWRPPVPVLPGLPVLRHYRRSWLRGDLLAGVTVAAYLVPQVMAYASVAGLPPVVGLWAILPALVLYALVGSSRLLSVGPESTTALMTATVVGPLAGGDPERYAVLASALAIAVGLMCVVAWAARLGFVADLLSRPVLIGYLAGVALIMMVDQLTKLTGVPTDGSGFFPKLASFFGNLDEVHPATLVFSAATLVVLYLATRFRWRVPGPLLVLVAGTAVVAAFNLEDHGLAVIGEIPAGLPRPDLPPLDTLPQLLLPAVGVLLVGYTDFILTARAFTTDDGGTEMNANQELLALGAANLGAGTLQGFPVSSSASRTALAQSAGGRTQVYGLTAGLLVLAVLLFLSPLLTDTPTAVLGALVVYAAIRMIDLAGFRRLAGFRIRELLLALGCLVGVLALDILYGVLVAVGLSVAELLSRVARPHDAVQGLVPGLAGMHDVDDFPDARVIPGLLVYRYDSPLFFANAEDFRRSALAAVAEQEVPVRWFVLNTEANVEVDITALDALDELRRELGERGVEFAMARVKQDLRDDLDAYGLSASVGEERIFPTLPTAVAAYRSWCRDHGVDPGDEDADLQP
- a CDS encoding cation-translocating P-type ATPase → MAMQSSGPKAPERVAPELWYARDPQDVASAFGVDPTSGLTAARVTELLAENGPNALPEEKAKPAWRRFAEQYRSYMQIVLVVAAVVSLAIAEWSTAILLVLLTLLNAVVGLRQEGKAESAMNALQSMLTATARVRRDGTESEIPAEQVVVGDVLHISAGDQVPADGRIIEAHALQIDESALTGESVPASKVATTLPKVMLGPGDQSNMAFMHTPVTHGSGLVIVTGTGEGTELGKISEMLSATEKEEAPLTKELDTLTLWITAAAGLTMIVMFALGRSRDQAWDALFVSAVSLAIAAIPEALPTVTQAILSVGSLNLAKRNAIVKELPSVETLAFTSAINSDKTGTLTMNQMTAVEVVTPTDRYTVSGTGYGLEGRIHHAAGSSAGIEEAILPYLVANDGKLVDGEVVGDPTEGAFLVLAHKAGLDIEGTRERLPRLATLPFDPGYKLMATFNSTVDPSGRPVVRCFVKGAAPAVQARATTALSGGATVPWDAELGRRADEQGERMGGEGRRVMAAATRDLDPADFDPDGDLLGYVTGLRMTSLVGMVDPPREESKAAVASAQAAHIRVRMVTGDDVTTGAAIARQLGIPGEAVLGADFAALPESERLARIDDIGVVGRVAPEHKVMLADTLKKKGAVVAMTGDGVNDAPAIKSADIGIAMGSGTDVAKNAARMILSDDNFTTIVYAVEQGRKLYDNLTKYIRFVLLLLVTFVLTFLGATIFNIAAGEPFTPPQVLWIHFVVNASFGFALGFDKESAGLMRRRPRPRGESVLTRPVMVTVGLSGLAITLILLGLIKLGETRYDSVQTGSSIAFTAFALCLIVAAFECRSETDSVLTPSTFDSKQMNWTALAQFVLAVLVTQMDGFRRILGTTEIDLRQFGWALLSAVAFLVVWEVGKLLARRARRTD
- a CDS encoding polyphosphate kinase 2 family protein, which encodes MTDARAERVARLIEPLRVEPGSRVDLGEDFDPRYKGGLKKKQGVELLRTGVSLLAEYQERLAAQDTYGVLLCLQALDAGGKDGTIRHVMSGVNPQGVKVSSFKQPSAEELDHDYLWRYAARLPARGDIAIFNRSHYEEVLVVRVHPEVLDRQRLPADARGADIWDRRYRAVNDWERYLTDNGFKVVKIFLNLSKEEQRTRFMKRLDLPERNWKFSAADVRERRRWDEYQQAFSEMLSRTSTPWAPWYVVPADRKWFARICTAAVLVHTLMDIDPAYPVVGKEARKDLRAARRELEADAPKGAPADPYAARHPVPGAGGGQRRGGRGAKGRHAPGADSRTGKHQRK
- a CDS encoding three-helix bundle dimerization domain-containing protein translates to MKTDEPEATADESRSSGGASRAPAPPADPVTTAAPTAPEDARLAEAVALRRLTASLKAAYPSVDPSVVDQGVATARGSFRQAKVRTYVPILVERRVRALLAGLGAQEAAPDPAAVGDADAGGPGAAGPVKRSAESPRRSPLLGRLIPARLRPAPASASDLGGAGEGP